One genomic window of Variovorax sp. RA8 includes the following:
- a CDS encoding glycoside hydrolase family 15 protein, whose amino-acid sequence MPLPIEDYALIGDCHTAALVGRDGSIDWLCIPRFDSGACFAALLGGPDHGRWLIAPCQGVSTVRRRYRDGTLILETEFENDEGAVRVIDSMPLSNERWDIVRIVEGLSGRVRMRTELVIRFDYGSIVPWVHKAHGTLLATAGPDTLELHTAVCTHGEQMKTVARFEVGAGERVPFVLNYRPSHVPMQPAIDPEQTLLETQREWLEWSQRGSYQGRWRSEVLRSLITLKALTYAPSGGIVAAPTTSLPEQGGGVRNWDYRYCWLRDATFTLNALLLAGYTGEAVAWREWLLRAVAGSPADLQNLYSVTGERRLDEVELGWLPGYRGAAPVRVGNAAARQFQLDIYGEVMDTLHLARAAGLATEPHVWRIQRALLNFLDTHWREPDEGIWEIRGPRRHFTHSKVMAWVAFDRAVKAVEHFGLDGPIDAWRRTRDAIHAQVCDAGFDARRNSFVQYYGASDLDASLLLIPLVGFLPPDDARVRATVDAIQRELMAGGLVLRYATATGVDNLPPGEGAFLPCTFWLADSLALTGRRDEAEALFERLLALRNDVGLLSEELDPHTGRMLGNFPQALTHMALVNTARLLSLPQHRIKHSCTRGERPAAVAQTS is encoded by the coding sequence ATGCCGCTGCCCATCGAAGACTACGCGCTGATCGGCGACTGCCATACCGCCGCGCTGGTCGGCCGCGACGGCTCGATCGACTGGCTGTGCATACCGCGTTTCGATTCGGGAGCCTGCTTCGCGGCCTTGCTGGGCGGCCCGGACCATGGGCGCTGGCTGATCGCGCCGTGTCAGGGGGTGAGCACGGTGCGGCGCCGCTACCGCGACGGCACGCTGATCCTGGAAACCGAGTTCGAGAATGATGAGGGCGCGGTGCGCGTCATCGACAGCATGCCACTGTCGAACGAGCGCTGGGACATCGTGCGCATTGTCGAGGGCCTGAGCGGGCGCGTACGGATGCGCACCGAACTGGTAATTCGCTTCGACTATGGTTCGATCGTGCCGTGGGTGCACAAGGCGCACGGCACGCTGCTCGCGACCGCCGGGCCGGACACGCTGGAACTGCACACCGCGGTATGCACGCATGGCGAGCAGATGAAGACTGTGGCCCGGTTCGAAGTCGGCGCCGGCGAACGCGTCCCGTTCGTGCTCAACTATCGCCCTTCGCACGTACCGATGCAGCCAGCGATCGATCCCGAGCAAACCTTGCTGGAGACGCAGCGCGAATGGCTCGAATGGTCGCAGCGCGGCAGCTATCAGGGTCGCTGGCGCTCCGAGGTGCTGCGCTCGCTGATCACGCTGAAAGCGCTGACCTACGCGCCCAGCGGCGGCATCGTCGCGGCGCCCACTACCTCGCTGCCCGAACAGGGCGGCGGCGTGCGCAATTGGGACTACCGCTACTGCTGGCTGCGCGACGCGACCTTCACGCTCAACGCGCTACTGCTCGCCGGCTACACCGGCGAGGCGGTCGCCTGGCGCGAGTGGCTGCTGCGCGCCGTTGCCGGCAGCCCGGCGGACCTGCAGAACCTCTACAGCGTGACCGGTGAGCGCCGTCTCGACGAAGTCGAACTCGGCTGGCTGCCCGGCTATCGTGGCGCCGCGCCGGTGCGCGTCGGCAACGCAGCGGCCAGGCAGTTCCAGCTCGACATCTACGGCGAAGTGATGGACACGCTGCACCTGGCGCGTGCCGCCGGCCTCGCCACCGAGCCGCATGTCTGGCGGATCCAGCGGGCGCTGCTCAACTTTCTCGACACGCACTGGCGCGAGCCCGACGAGGGCATCTGGGAAATTCGCGGGCCACGGCGGCACTTCACGCATTCGAAGGTGATGGCCTGGGTCGCCTTCGACCGCGCCGTCAAGGCGGTCGAACATTTCGGGCTGGACGGGCCGATCGATGCGTGGCGACGCACGCGCGACGCGATCCACGCGCAGGTCTGCGACGCCGGCTTCGATGCTCGGCGCAACAGCTTCGTTCAGTACTACGGCGCATCCGACCTCGACGCCAGCCTGCTGCTGATCCCACTGGTCGGTTTCCTACCGCCCGACGATGCGCGGGTACGTGCGACGGTCGACGCGATCCAGCGCGAACTGATGGCCGGCGGCCTGGTGCTGCGCTACGCGACTGCCACCGGTGTCGACAACCTGCCGCCCGGCGAAGGCGCCTTCCTGCCATGTACGTTCTGGCTCGCCGACAGCTTGGCGCTGACCGGGCGGCGCGACGAAGCAGAGGCGCTGTTCGAACGGCTGCTCGCGTTGCGCAACGACGTCGGCCTGCTGTCTGAAGAACTGGACCCGCACACCGGCCGGATGCTGGGCAACTTTCCGCAGGCACTGACCCACATGGCGCTGGTCAACACCGCCCGGCTGCTGTCGCTGCCGCAGCACAGGATCAAGCACTCGTGCACGCGAGGCGAGCGCCCTGCGGCGGTCGCGCAGACGTCATGA
- a CDS encoding NAD(P)-binding domain-containing protein: protein MQIRMIGLGQMGANMTRRLMRGGHDCVVYAAHPASVERLTAQGATGSASLQQLVTMPSRSRAIWLMVSAAVVDQTIGDLLPLLDAGDIAGDGGNSYCPDDLRRAADLRASGIHCVDVGTRAASPASIAATEAAWTVVELVLAEHPRATSYPPGSWGPPEADRRIAADGGWRNPEPAR from the coding sequence ATGCAGATCCGCATGATCGGACTCGGACAAATGGGCGCCAATATGACACGCCGGCTGATGCGCGGCGGCCACGACTGCGTCGTCTACGCCGCGCACCCCGCCAGCGTCGAGCGGCTCACCGCGCAGGGCGCCACCGGCTCGGCGTCGCTGCAGCAGCTGGTGACAATGCCGTCGCGGTCGCGCGCGATCTGGTTGATGGTCTCGGCGGCGGTTGTCGACCAGACCATCGGCGATCTCTTGCCGCTTCTCGACGCCGGCGACATCGCCGGCGACGGCGGCAATTCCTACTGCCCTGACGACCTCCGCCGTGCGGCCGATTTGCGCGCGTCGGGCATTCACTGCGTTGACGTGGGCACCCGGGCGGCGTCGCCGGCCTCGATCGCGGCTACGGAGGCGGCCTGGACTGTTGTCGAGCTGGTGCTCGCCGAGCATCCCCGCGCCACCTCCTACCCGCCCGGCAGTTGGGGTCCGCCCGAGGCGGACCGCCGGATCGCGGCCGATGGGGGCTGGCGCAACCCCGAACCGGCGAGGTGA